The genomic DNA CCAATAAAATTAGCTCTAAGAAAGTCTTTGCAACACTTAAGCTTATATAATATACTCATGTCACAGAGGACTACCGTGATCCTGTCACTTTTAATACAGCACTTTCATCAggtcaaattatttttaaaattattattattattattattattattattattattacctaaTAGTGCCCATAAGTGAAAATGAATGTGGTTTGGCATTCAATGAAAACTATACCTGATTAGATTGCAGTGGTGAAAGAAttagaagtaaaagtcctgcattcaaaaccttTAGTAAAAGTATCTAAGTATTACCAGCAAAGTTTACATAAAGCATCAAAATTTAAAGCATTCAGGTCCAATAAAATGTTCCCGTCCCTGTTTTGCCTGTTTACATTTTAACtcctttatatactgtacaagtGGGTAGTTTAATCATCAATCATGCATATTCACATCACAGGACTTTTAGGCTGTGATGTAAGAGAAACCAAGAACTTCACATAAAAAGGAAACGTCTTTTTTATCCATGTGCCAACAAGACACATTTCTGTACATTTACAGGCAAAAAAGTGATTATTCTACAGCAATAATGGATACCATTGAGGACCACCATCCATGTTGGTCTTGTGGTGAATGTCGTTCCAGGTGATGACGTTGTTGAGGCCTGGGGTGACAGATCGTCCAATGGTGAAGGTGAGTCTTCTGTCGAATGCTTTCCTCAGCAGCTTCAGGACTTTCTCACCCTCCTCGCTGGCTGGCAGGAGGGCAGTACGAGAGGTGCTGCTGTACCTCACCCCAGGGTGTGGGTGTTCAGAATGTAATGGGGTAAACAACAGCATATATAACATTTAAATCTTGCCTTTAGGAATTGGCCAATACAGGTTCTCATGACCAAAACATTGATGCATTTATGTAAATTTATTCTAGATTAGGAGGTAGAGCTCATTATAACATCTTCCTATAATGaactaaaaaatgacaaatattggACTTGATACTACTGTTAAAAATGGTAAGAAAAAGCCAGAATTCTGGGAGGCAGTCCATGGCAAGGTAATGACATTGGTACTGCATCTGAAATTAACCTGTGGCCCAAAAAGCATTCCTTATACAACAAACACTTCAGAAACTTTGCCTTTAGAACTGTACAACATCCAAATATATTAACCCCTCTCTCTCGTTGTCGCTGTCCTAaacacacaccttcacacacCTCCTCCCCATATATCCTGACCTGTAGAACACTTTGAATACAGGGTTATGAGTTGCTTTTGGTGCATCCAagatgaaacacacacaaacacacttcttCCACAGTTATGATGTTTACTGGTTTCTTTCATGTAAAAATATGCTCTAAAATGGGCTGGAAATACAACTTCTGATACACATTAAAGGGGTTAAGAGTAGAGCTAAAAAATTAGGCGATTAATCAATTTTACAACAAAAACCATTggacaacatatttaaagacatCATCTTGGGCACGGGGAAACTCTGATGGACATTTCTTCAGAATTATTTGATATTTGCACAGGCTGAAAAACTATAATAAATTTGAATTTTATATCTAAAATATTATTCGAGAAAATGATCAACAAATTACTTGATAATGGAAATAGTCATTAGCTACAGCCCCAGTTGAGGCCAGTTAGGCCTAACAGACTTAAGCAAGTGACTTTGGCTTTGAAAAGACTTTAAATATTATGCCACAGAAAGATGTCTGGTGATTGTTATATTTCTCAGTTAATGGAAGCTATAAATTGCCATTTAACACATTAATTAAAGCAAGAATTTGTATAGCCTATAAAACAGATCCTTCAAACAATCTATCATCAAATAACTTAAAGAATTATGCTGTTGCTTTGATTGAGAAGTATAATCATATAAAACGAGTTGTGGGAAAATTATGGTGAAATTAAGCATCTTCATCCACCCGGTTTTAGGCTACATCCATGTCTCCACCCCTACACTGTTTCTATAGCAACGGGAGGATGTGCCTCTGAAATCACTGCTTCATATCTCTTTAGGATTTCACCACCACGACGGttaaaacctaaatatttcaCTGTGGATGTTGCTTTTAAACAACGGGCTGAACCTTGAGGAAGAAATCTCTTCAGTTGTATAATGGTTCTATGACAACAAACTAAATTGGCGGCCATTTTATGAAACCTGAACAAGACGCGATGTATTAAGAGCAGGGTAGATGCTAGATTGGATGCGCTAGAAGTGTCCTGTCCTACCGTTTGCCttattctgcctctgattggcttaccatatGCTTACCCTAACCAGTTCCcattcctaaacttaactaccTCGACACGTCTAGCAGATCTGATCTAGCCTTTACCTCCATCCGGCTCCATGCAGCGCTGTCGACAAAAAACAGCGCCCTCTAGCTGACAGATGTAATATCCACACAGCTGAAAGATGAAGTTGGACTAGCCCTGTTTATATGAAGCCTTACGTTACGCATGTGGCTTCTATCTTCCGTTACAGGTGTTAGACTCACCCCTTGTATCCCTCCTGGGAAACTGTGTTGTTTGATCCACAGAGCTCAAAGCCAGGCAGGCTCTGCCAGCGGCGTGTCACCGTCATCGTGCCCTCCGGCTGGGTCCCCGTGCACTCTTCGTGTTGCATATCGGACAAGGGGGCTTACATTTATAAACCGTGTCTACATGCAGAGCAAAAAGAGTCAAAGCACTTTAACGTTTTCTTCTCCTGCAGTCAGTCCACCAGAGTGACTCNNNNNNNNNNTCGTGTGTTTGCCATTATTCCCCAGAATGTGACTACAAAGTATTTCCGTGTAACGTCATGCAAATGTATCCGAGCACCGAGGATATGTGACCTCAAAATGAATACAGTAGCCTACCAACCAATTTCCACCGATTCTTATCCGTGTGTATGAAAGTGGCGCAAACCATATTGTTCTCTATCTATGGTGCAAACACTGTCCTCTGATTGGTCTGAATTTGATATTGGTGTGTCAAACATTTCAATAATCAAATGTAAACTAAAAGTTTTGGCCCCCATGTGTTGGAAAGTAAGTAGGCCTAAATTTACTAAACAATTCTAAAGTTACTTGTAGAAATTGACTAAAGGTAAATATTGTCCTTTTTATTCCACTTCTTATATCTGACGGTCACTgaactttaatgtttttcagTGGGGTATTGCTACTTTGCCAGGTAGTCTGGATtaacggaagtacatttccaggataattgcctaAAATGTTCCTCACCTTGCTCTCTAGCTGTTGCCGCTCTCAAACTCTGTTTGCTTTGGGAAACAATAAcaaacttcgagctagcaagctagacGCTAACAATGGCTTGTTTTGAATAAATTTTGGTTTTTGAATCAAGGCAGTTCTTTCGGGGAATTATTGTAAAGATTTTATATGTTTATGGCATGTCTCTAAGCTGGAAGTTTTGTAACCGATTGGAGAGGATTGCAATGGACGAAGTAGCCTACACATGgcatacactggtaagagcagattacgtttaaccatgtatccgtCTAATTTAAATATCTCATATTTCTGTATTGTTTGAgcagttaacttcattttatatgttgtgtggcgttttcttttgcaagtgcaaatgttccaccaaaaacaagttccttccataGACCGTTAAGtgtttagcgccgcccaagacaattgtgattggtttaaagaaatgcaaacaaccccaAGCGTTTTTTCTCTTATCCCTGAATACACTCCACAGCGCtatggagataggtctggcaatgtgagattACATAACACAACAGTTAACCTAAAATATATAGATAGGACCCACTGCCCAAGTTTTATGTACATCAGTAATTGTAACTGACTTAATGTTATGTAAGTAATGGAACAAGAGTCAACATGCCTGGATTACGACCACATGAGAAACACACTAAATGCAAAAATGTCTTAATCTTTGACTCAAGGACATTGTTGacctaaaggttagagaagcaaGTTGTTGAACGGTAGGTCGTCAGTTAAATCCCTAGACCGACAGGATAACATCTGGGTAGGTAAAGTAACAGAGCAGTGCTtgtccctcattaccaccactgaggtgccctttaGCAAGGCCTTTAACCCCAAACGCTCCTGCCGAGCTGCTCGGTGGCCAGCACATCCAGCAGCTTCCAGGTATAAATGtgaaactgtgtgaatgtgatcagggcatTGAAAAAGAGAGGcttcctctcagtgaaccttccctgaataaataaaggtaaaaacaaaaaaatgacacgCAACAAAGGTCCCCTGCCAGAAACCAGGCCATTGTGGTTTGGTGATATGCATCTTAGCCACTGTGACACCCCATACAGAAAAGTtcttttaacaatttaaaatcaCACCTGATTCACTGGAAAGTGGAACGATAAATATTCATGACTATACTTTAAAACTTTCAAATTTAACCTACATTATTACTCATTTGTAAAGGTAGTTATCATACAAAAAAGGTTAAATTTAGTAGTGAGTAATTTTTTAAGCTCTGTTCActctaaagcaggggtcttcaacagggggtccgcggaggtactgcatgggggtcgcgaaagttttggttgattagacttttcttttatatccccccccccgcaatttttccactaattgaaatgttttaatacacattaacatgaattcaacacactgtagttaacagataaatggaggcagaagatgtctttcagtcatcaatgcatgatatatgaacctgtgtattatttgagtatcttagtattgaatgcacaataacaaggtacattacacatggcactataggacagtttgatataacacaatttatacaatatatataatagggggtccccgctccatctcgccatcagtttgggggtccttggcctggaaaacgttgaagacccctgctctaaagtCATGATCCAGTGGATGGCACAGAGTGCTTTAGCAGAGCTCAGTAGCTTGAATCAAGAACCCTTGATACTACAGGGAAGCAGTTCGGGTTGAGTCTTGATTAGAGGCAACAACCCCAGCTTGATTCCAAATGGACACTGGTATGATATTCAGTTGCTGATGATGCACCTGGTTTATTCAAGGCCCACATTGAATAATCACCACAAACCCAAACATAACTTTTTATTCAAGTATTAAAATGTAAAGCACATTATTCTGAATAACAAAGTACGAATCAACACaattagaaaagcaaaacaCCCAACCTTTTCTTAACAATCAATTTGTAATATGTGTAATCTTTCCATCTAGTCTCCCGGCTCCTCCTAAGTCATGTAATGCATAGAAATGTTTGCACAGTAGCTTTAGTGAACTACAATCCCGTGTCCCAAAATATTTCAATTGGTCCCTTAACTAAAATACAAAGggatgaaaacataaaaaagggaaattgaTGTATGGATCTGACCTGTCAAGTTAATGACAAATGAACCACTAGCCAAGCAGGTTACTGTACTTAGCAAAGCACTTTCACACATAAGCTTCATCAATCAGAGGGCTTTTTTCAGCATTTGGACTACATGAATGTTTATGAAGGAGAAGATAATTGAATACGCTTTAGTATACATGAAATGTATAGTATTTGTACTTAAATCCAAATAGTATAACTACAAACGTAATGCTCTTTACCTATCAAGTAACAACAAAATATGCCTAAACTGCTTACCATTCATTAGTAACATCatgcttgattttttttaatcaaaagtgAATATAAGAAAGGCACAAATAAATATTACCCCCATCCTAATTCAGATCAATTGTTCCCGCAACATTTTCTCTTGTTGATTTTTAGATAAACAAATTGACAACAGTGACCTCATTTTAAATGAGAAGATTAGCAGGCAAATCTCCCAGTTTGACAAGGACAGAGGCATAGATATTTAAAGAGGTTTTGTGCCTTTGATTTGGTTTAAGTGGTCTATATGCCCTTTTATATTTGACATCGTCGTAAATCTGGTAATTAGATGAGCTCATTACCAACAACTGAGGTAATGGGCTCAACACCTGGGAGACATACTGAAATAACAGGAGTGAGTGATGACAAAAAACAGGTAAAAGGTCTTAATGCAtgtaatagaaaaaaattagaaaaaggtGATGAAGAAAGACATAGTTTTCCTTTTTAAGTAAAAATTGAGGGGCAAAATGAACATCACACGCAAACGAAGAGCTCCAAGCAATTGACATCAACTTGTAGCCACCATGCTAATAGCTGATAGCTGCACAAACCTGTTTGCTCTGAGCACTCTTCCACACAGAGGAAACAAAAACCATGACTCTTGACTTCACTGAGAaggaaaagaagacaaaagtgCCTGTGAGTGCTTTAGATCGCAATAACTTCTGATAATGAGTTATTTCTATTGAAGCAGTGCTATTCTGCCATATAACCCAAGTACCCAACAGGTAATTTGTAACAATCAAGACATACTTAAACGCTTCTGAGGAGGTCAAACAAAGAATCTGTGCTTGTAAGAAATAAAGTAATCCTCAGAGTAGAAATAAACATTAATATAACAATAACTGTCTTTATAACATTTAAGTTTGATTTCCTAAATAATATATAAGTACCATGAATTGCAACTTGCCACGATGCTCTTAAATAAGTGCATCAGATATCGGTCCTGTTGCCAACGGTGACAAGTAGAGGATTGTCTAATACAAGAATGCACTGCACTCAACGTGTTTTCTTCCATATGTAGCACTGGGTTAAGCTGAACTATGgaagaaaaaatgaacaaacagaggAATAAGTAGTGGAGTGAAGTGGACTCTGCTGCAGCATTAGAgcgtgtctgctgagggacggGCAGTTTCAGAACACAACCTGGAGCCGAGTCATGTCCACCACAAGGACACTCGGAAAGTCCTAAAAAGTCTTGGAAGAGTCATTTTTCGGGCTGTCAGTCCGCCGTGATGCCTTTCTCTCTGAGCTCCTCTGTCACTCGTACCAGGTAAGTAGGGTCTGGGTAGCCAAAACTGTCaggagaaataaaaaagctATCACTGCATCTGTATGAGCTCAGGCAGCAATAGTGCCATCTAGCCAAGGACTTCAACTGATAGCATTTCCTTGTCAGCGACTTTAATTATATCTGTCAGTCTTTACTGAACCCTGTTCTCAGCTACAACACCTGTTTGGGAAGTTGTTGAGGCTATTACCAAATCAAATCTCAGTGGCCATTTGCTAACAGGCCATACATACCAGCGGGGCCCGCCCAATATTGAGGTCTTGTGGTGAATGTCATTCCAGGTTATGACATTTTGCATGCCCGTAGTCATGGAGGTACCGATGGTGAAGATAAGGCGCTGTTCGAAGGCGCGGCGCAGCAGGCCCAGCACACGGTTCCCCTCAGGGCTATCAGGGAGGTAGGCCACGCGGTCTGTTCCTGGGTACCGAACACCTGGGTTGGGGTGTTCTGGCTGTTAAGGAGAAGTTAAAACATGGTTTAAAAGGACATTAACAGCTTTAAAATAACTGTCTGTCTACTGAGTCTGGGACTCTTTGCTACTACAGTGATTGTGTTGCTTGTATTTATCCATTAGGTTTCTTTTGTGACATGGCTGTTTTAATGCAGCCGTTCCTTTGCCAACTTGTAATTGCAAATACAGCCATGTTTTACtgctgttatatatatatttttttttacatactgatGTAAACAGAGCTTACATAGGGTGCCCCCGCAGTGACACggagggaaaaacaacaatcaaaaggaaaataaacaaataaataaataaataacaaaaaacatgtactggggaaaaagactttatatatatatatatatatatacacacatacacatacatacatacatatacacacacacacacagtatataagtatataaaaatttagaacaaaacattaaaattatttaaattaaatttaaattaaaaaaacctgaACTGGAACAATCACTTTTGCGAGACTTTGTTTTGTGAGAAGTTTTATAATGAACAATGTCTGTTGATGTCAATAGCTctagtttgtgttgttgtagcaaCATGCTCGTTCATGAGCTTCTTTCTTGTGTCTCTTAGAAGTATAGCTAGTTTGTTCTCTTAATACAGCCATGGTgtagttagctagctatgtgGCAAACTCTTGAACTCACCGTTTCATTGTATACAATATTCACTAACGGcaaacattgtgttttcattgttcctgATTGTTTACATGCGtatcaaaataaagaaaagtatTCAGAGAACtaaggagatgtaatcatgttgtgctactagctagatactagctagctNNNNNNNNNNgcctgcagtcattgacatcaacagtacacaacaatgtccattataactcttcactttggcatgtattaattcgtaatgcttatcaaaataaacaatggacgTATTTAGACAACAAagaagatgtaatcatgtcatgctactagctagctaggttagccttattgtttTTTGGATTTACAAGAACTTCCAAATAAAACTTGATATCTCGCAAAACAATGCCAAGATTTTGCAAAAGTGATTGTTCCAGtgcatgtttatttcattttttttttctccatgtcaaagtaaagatctcgcaaaacaaagtcaagactCCATGTCACCTCTGGGGCTCCGTACTTGCCAGCATTagaagacaatatttgttgttgttgtctaatGTCCCTCCCTGCATTAAAAGACCTGTCAATGAATTTGAGAGCTAGTTCAGATCCTGTGTTTTGAGTTTTGGTGGTTAGGGAACTATTTTGTTTACAATTGGAACCAATTGTACCTTTAATTTGATGTATATCCTTCTAAAACTGGATATAAGTTTTCAGATATCAGTCAGGGACAAATAGGAAGATTTGTTAAGTCAAGAGAACGGGCCAGATTGCTTAAAAAGATTCAATGGTTTATGTAGTATTACGTGCTTAgactaaagtaaaataaaatctattagatgtcatacttttttttaactcttcaaTTAAATTCTAATGTTTGATGATTTACATTATTAATCCAAAACAACTGAGTTAAGTTTCATCAGTACCCATAGATAATTAGCTAAATGATTCCAGTAACAATAAGTGGCACTTACAGTCTGCACCTACACATGCTCTCTTGGTGTACTCACCGCCTGTAGGCCAGGAGGGAAGCTGTAGATGATGCAGACACACCCATAGCCTTCATGGCCAGGAAGCTCCAGATCAGGGTCTCGCTCTACAATCATTGTACCATTAGCAGGCTGGTTCCCAATCAACAGGCCGTACACTAGCCGACACACAGGACACGCTTTCTTCACCTTAAAGGCTTGATCAAGGCAAGAGTGACAGAATGAATGGCCACACCTCTCCAAGGTAGTCTTCTCCACTATGTCCCCCATGCAGATTGAACAAGTACTGTTGTCATCCGTCTCACTATGGGAAGCCAAGCTGGAGTCCATGTCCTTCCTCTGGGCTGCCTCATGGAGCATGGCGCAGGCCTCCTCATCAGCAGGCTTCCTGAAcctctgctgctgtctctgggAGCGCCGGGGCTGGGTAGGTGGAGGCTGAAGCAGGCTCCCCTCTCCATTTGACTCTAGGACTTCCACACAAGGCAGCAGAGCCCTCTTCCTCTTGGGTCCCCCGTCCTGTTTGCTCATTTCTTTGCGGGCACAGCGGCATAAGTCAAAGAAGGCTTTTCGTGTCTCACTGGAGATGGGTCCATCCATCACCACAGCTCCACCATACCTGGAGTTTTCCACCGGCTGCAGTCTCACGGCGCAgcagccccccctctctcctcgcCTAATGATACCAGCACTCATCCCCTGCTTGTGCTGGAAGTCAATGAGCCAGGGCCGCCCAGCTGCAGCCAGGTAATCCCACACTGCCTGTGAAACCAGCACCTCGTCACTGCCCTGGCCAGCACGCACACTCATCTCATCAGAGGAAACTGCATGGAGAGGCACACAAAAGTAATTTGCAAATTATTGTATGTAACACAGATAGTCCAACAAACACTATTTGCACTTGTGTCAAAGTAAACCCAGTTGTAGAAGTTGCTCCCTAAGGCTATGCACTAGCCCATATTGCAATTTTCAAATGCATTATGGGGAATAATGTTATCCTTTGCTCAGACATTGatagaaaagtgtttttgtttctgttggcGGTGGtggctatttatttttgtctaatATAGCTTAGGCAATTCGAATGATGAGCAACATGATATCTATTTCAGTTGTTGGTTTTGCAGTATATATGTGCACGTCAAAGTAAATCGAATGTATCTACACGGGCAGCTATTTGCAGTGGCTGCAGCACGTAAAACAAATACCCAAGAGTAGGCTAAATATCGCGGCATTGCTGAGGACGTTATCAGCTGTTCAGAGATTCTGACTGTAAACAAAGGAACCTAAACCCGTCATACGCGGAAAACATGAAAGCCAACCGACAGCCACAAGCATAAACAGTGACACTTCTTTAGGTTGAAAAGGTTACCTTGTGATCCCATAAATCCCTTCAATTGTGAATAAAGCGTCCTGttgaacagaaaaagagaggaagaaaaactgAAGGACTGGAACAAACGTTATCACAGCTGTTCGGTGATGTTTTGACTGAGCCATTCTTCGCAGGAGCAAAGGAAAATTCAGCGCTTTCGCAACATTGGTTTAGCCCTTGATACATTTCGCGTTAAAATTTAGCTAACGGTTTACCCCCATGATTACCTCACCCTTTT from Etheostoma spectabile isolate EspeVRDwgs_2016 chromosome 7, UIUC_Espe_1.0, whole genome shotgun sequence includes the following:
- the LOC116692940 gene encoding probable E3 ubiquitin-protein ligase DTX3 is translated as MLLFTPLHSEHPHPGVRYSSTSRTALLPASEEGEKVLKLLRKAFDRRLTFTIGRSVTPGLNNVITWNDIHHKTNMDGGPQCFGISRSRVFVQGSR
- the dtx3 gene encoding probable E3 ubiquitin-protein ligase DTX3 isoform X2, yielding MSVRAGQGSDEVLVSQAVWDYLAAAGRPWLIDFQHKQGMSAGIIRRGERGGCCAVRLQPVENSRYGGAVVMDGPISSETRKAFFDLCRCARKEMSKQDGGPKRKRALLPCVEVLESNGEGSLLQPPPTQPRRSQRQQQRFRKPADEEACAMLHEAAQRKDMDSSLASHSETDDNSTCSICMGDIVEKTTLERCGHSFCHSCLDQAFKVKKACPVCRLVYGLLIGNQPANGTMIVERDPDLELPGHEGYGCVCIIYSFPPGLQAPEHPNPGVRYPGTDRVAYLPDSPEGNRVLGLLRRAFEQRLIFTIGTSMTTGMQNVITWNDIHHKTSILGGPRCFGYPDPTYLVRVTEELREKGITAD
- the dtx3 gene encoding probable E3 ubiquitin-protein ligase DTX3 isoform X1, with the protein product MGSQVSSDEMSVRAGQGSDEVLVSQAVWDYLAAAGRPWLIDFQHKQGMSAGIIRRGERGGCCAVRLQPVENSRYGGAVVMDGPISSETRKAFFDLCRCARKEMSKQDGGPKRKRALLPCVEVLESNGEGSLLQPPPTQPRRSQRQQQRFRKPADEEACAMLHEAAQRKDMDSSLASHSETDDNSTCSICMGDIVEKTTLERCGHSFCHSCLDQAFKVKKACPVCRLVYGLLIGNQPANGTMIVERDPDLELPGHEGYGCVCIIYSFPPGLQAPEHPNPGVRYPGTDRVAYLPDSPEGNRVLGLLRRAFEQRLIFTIGTSMTTGMQNVITWNDIHHKTSILGGPRCFGYPDPTYLVRVTEELREKGITAD